A region of Rhizorhabdus wittichii RW1 DNA encodes the following proteins:
- a CDS encoding metal-dependent hydrolase-like protein, which yields MTQLVHRQPNIDFTGVPARWTRNIEFASLFTAGSAGAPAVEPYLNQIMAQAKPLLKPKDRHLAPEIDLFIKQETTHYKVHNAYNAEIRKTYPFLKEAEEAKRADYRGFLANRSHKFNCAYAAAFETLALSMALFLFEEADDLIADADPRTIAMWRWHLGEEYEHRSVCHDVYCAIYGDWFFRAKMVIFTYRHLAAHNRRIMGALLQQERAAMTPEELERSLARQQDFMKRFRSFHLPRIIRLLMPGYNPGKARAPRGLEAALGLYAPG from the coding sequence ATGACGCAGCTCGTTCATCGTCAGCCCAATATCGATTTCACCGGCGTGCCCGCGCGTTGGACGCGCAACATCGAGTTCGCGTCGCTGTTCACCGCCGGTTCGGCGGGCGCGCCGGCGGTGGAGCCCTATCTCAACCAGATCATGGCGCAGGCCAAGCCGCTGCTGAAGCCGAAGGACCGGCACCTCGCGCCCGAGATCGACCTGTTCATCAAGCAGGAGACGACCCATTACAAGGTGCACAACGCCTATAATGCCGAGATCCGCAAGACCTACCCCTTCCTGAAGGAGGCGGAGGAGGCGAAGCGCGCCGATTACCGCGGTTTCCTGGCCAACAGGTCGCACAAGTTCAACTGCGCCTATGCCGCCGCGTTCGAGACGCTGGCGCTCAGCATGGCGCTGTTCCTGTTCGAGGAGGCGGACGACCTGATCGCCGATGCCGACCCGCGGACGATCGCCATGTGGCGCTGGCACCTCGGCGAGGAATATGAGCATCGCTCGGTCTGCCACGACGTCTATTGCGCGATCTACGGCGACTGGTTCTTCCGCGCGAAGATGGTGATCTTCACCTATCGCCACCTCGCCGCGCACAACAGGCGCATCATGGGCGCCCTGCTCCAGCAGGAACGGGCCGCGATGACGCCCGAGGAACTCGAACGCTCGCTCGCCCGCCAGCAGGATTTCATGAAGCGCTTCCGGTCCTTCCACCTGCCCCGGATCATCCGGCTGCTGATGCCCGGCTATAATCCCGGCAAGGCCCGTGCGCCGCGCGGACTGGAGGCCGCGCTCGGCCTGTACGCGCCCGGCTGA
- a CDS encoding transcriptional regulator, TetR family (PFAM: regulatory protein, TetR), translating into MKAAARSLFAERGIEGTTVRDILTVAGEKNGASLNYYFRSKEELIRELTVDVFRLMDDRWNAQLAELDRQGRPLDIRDYVRILVTSSDTSDVEDEPTTARLSEAITHHRYHLVREILKEHRLNAYDVILGRIAALMEDMPRPILRQRLLLLTRYLSSVFALYEASRASNAQPRSVQLPQGADLGNLVDTAVGILTAPVVDADPGEG; encoded by the coding sequence TTGAAGGCAGCCGCGCGGAGCCTGTTCGCCGAACGCGGGATCGAAGGCACCACCGTCCGCGATATCCTGACGGTCGCCGGCGAGAAGAACGGGGCGTCGCTCAACTATTATTTCCGCTCGAAGGAAGAGCTGATCCGCGAGCTGACCGTCGACGTGTTCCGGCTGATGGACGATCGCTGGAACGCGCAGCTCGCCGAGCTCGACCGCCAGGGCCGGCCGCTGGACATCAGGGATTATGTCCGCATCCTCGTGACCTCGTCGGACACGAGCGACGTCGAGGACGAGCCGACCACCGCCCGGCTTTCGGAAGCGATCACGCATCACCGCTACCATCTGGTCCGCGAGATCCTCAAGGAACACCGGCTCAACGCCTATGACGTGATCCTGGGCCGGATCGCCGCGCTGATGGAGGACATGCCGCGGCCGATCCTGCGGCAGCGGCTGCTGCTGCTCACCCGCTATCTCTCGTCGGTGTTCGCGCTCTACGAGGCGAGCCGCGCCTCCAACGCGCAGCCCCGCTCGGTGCAGCTTCCCCAGGGCGCCGATCTCGGCAACCTCGTGGACACGGCGGTGGGCATTTTGACCGCCCCGGTGGTCGACGCCGACCCCGGCGAAGGCTGA
- a CDS encoding Glyoxalase/bleomycin resistance protein/dioxygenase (PFAM: Glyoxalase/bleomycin resistance protein/dioxygenase) translates to MDLPIGPIDHVAYPVADLPAMVGFLARVLGARCTREPYRIDGAVAVQQVEVGDALLSLHRHGNGIDLAAPAATPGCLDICFRWNAPIGTAVAHLAAVGVAVVEGPVPRRTAAGEPGQSVYFRDPDGNLVELMSTMS, encoded by the coding sequence ATGGATTTGCCGATCGGCCCCATCGACCATGTCGCCTATCCCGTGGCGGACCTTCCAGCCATGGTCGGCTTCCTGGCGCGGGTGCTCGGCGCCCGCTGCACCCGTGAGCCCTATCGGATCGACGGCGCGGTGGCGGTCCAGCAGGTCGAGGTCGGCGATGCGCTGCTCAGCCTCCATCGCCACGGCAACGGCATCGACCTGGCGGCGCCGGCCGCGACGCCCGGCTGTCTCGACATCTGCTTCCGGTGGAACGCGCCGATCGGGACGGCGGTCGCGCATCTCGCCGCGGTCGGCGTCGCGGTGGTCGAGGGCCCCGTGCCGCGCCGCACGGCGGCGGGCGAGCCCGGCCAGTCCGTCTATTTCCGCGATCCCGACGGCAATCTCGTCGAGCTGATGTC
- a CDS encoding Amidohydrolase 3 (PFAM: amidohydrolase; D-aminoacylase domain protein; Amidohydrolase 3), translated as MLDLLIKGGTLVDGTGAPARLADVGIQGDEIVEIGAIDAPARRVIDARGLLVTPGWVDIHTHYDGQVTWDSQLAPSFWHGVTTIVMGNCGVGFAPVRQDKRDWLIGVMEGVEDIPGAALSEGIEWEWESFPEYLDALDRRPYALNIAAQIPHAALRAYVMGERGADNSEASAEEIARMAAAVREGMEAGAFGFSTTRSIMHRAIDGARVPGATAGLPELEAIARAIGDSGRGIFEVAPNGLSGDDLLAPRQEIAWMKDISERIGIPVTFLCLQVSSAPDLWRELLAECRAARETGADVTPQVYSRAVGAILTLENKINPFFDSPTMRSLDDLPFEERVRRLKADPALRAAIAAEGAQGQTRKGDQYKKLFGDAWKDMYPVTTPIDYEPDPANSISAIARREGRDPRAVALDALLEDGGRGAILHQMAGYNYGDLEAQREMLSDPDTVLGGGDGGAHVAVICDAGVPTFMLTHWARDRARGPKLPLETVVRKQTSDTARTYGLTGRGQISVGYKADINLIDFDKLDFLQPHLTNDLPTGAPRLMQKATGYVATIVNGVVIQENGEDSGARPGGLLRSVATRRPVPAAA; from the coding sequence ATGCTCGACCTGTTGATCAAGGGTGGAACGCTGGTCGACGGAACCGGCGCGCCGGCGCGGCTCGCCGATGTCGGCATCCAGGGCGACGAGATCGTCGAGATCGGCGCGATCGACGCGCCCGCCAGGCGCGTGATCGATGCGCGCGGCCTGCTGGTGACGCCGGGCTGGGTGGACATCCACACCCATTATGACGGCCAGGTCACCTGGGATTCGCAGCTCGCCCCGTCCTTCTGGCACGGCGTCACCACCATCGTGATGGGCAATTGCGGCGTCGGCTTCGCGCCGGTCCGGCAGGACAAGCGCGACTGGCTGATCGGGGTGATGGAAGGCGTCGAGGACATTCCCGGCGCCGCGCTGTCCGAAGGCATCGAATGGGAATGGGAGAGCTTCCCCGAATATCTCGACGCGCTCGATCGCCGTCCCTACGCGCTCAACATCGCCGCGCAGATCCCGCATGCCGCGCTGCGCGCCTATGTGATGGGCGAGCGCGGGGCCGACAACAGCGAGGCCAGCGCGGAGGAGATCGCCCGGATGGCGGCGGCGGTGCGCGAGGGGATGGAGGCCGGCGCGTTCGGCTTCTCGACCACGCGATCGATCATGCACCGCGCGATCGACGGCGCCCGCGTGCCCGGCGCGACCGCCGGCCTGCCCGAACTGGAAGCGATCGCCCGCGCGATCGGCGACAGCGGCCGCGGCATCTTCGAAGTGGCGCCCAACGGCCTGAGCGGCGACGACCTGCTCGCCCCCCGGCAGGAGATCGCCTGGATGAAGGACATCTCCGAGCGGATCGGCATCCCCGTCACCTTCCTCTGCCTCCAGGTGTCGAGCGCGCCCGATCTGTGGCGCGAACTGCTCGCCGAATGCCGCGCGGCGCGGGAGACGGGGGCGGACGTCACGCCGCAGGTCTATTCGCGCGCGGTGGGCGCGATCCTGACCCTGGAGAACAAGATCAATCCCTTCTTCGACTCGCCGACGATGCGCAGCCTCGACGACCTGCCGTTCGAGGAGCGGGTGCGCCGGCTCAAGGCCGATCCCGCGCTGCGCGCGGCGATCGCGGCCGAGGGCGCGCAGGGCCAGACCCGCAAGGGCGACCAGTACAAGAAGCTGTTCGGCGACGCGTGGAAGGACATGTACCCGGTCACCACGCCGATCGACTATGAGCCCGATCCCGCCAACTCGATCTCCGCCATCGCCCGGCGCGAGGGCCGCGATCCGCGCGCGGTGGCGCTCGACGCGCTGCTCGAGGACGGCGGCCGGGGGGCGATCCTCCATCAGATGGCCGGCTATAATTACGGCGACCTCGAAGCCCAGCGCGAGATGCTCAGCGATCCCGACACGGTGCTGGGCGGCGGCGACGGTGGCGCCCATGTCGCGGTGATCTGCGACGCGGGCGTGCCGACCTTCATGCTGACCCATTGGGCGCGCGACCGGGCGCGCGGGCCGAAGCTGCCGCTGGAGACGGTCGTCAGGAAGCAGACATCGGACACCGCGCGCACCTACGGGCTCACCGGCCGGGGCCAGATCAGCGTCGGCTACAAGGCCGACATCAACCTGATCGACTTCGACAAGCTCGACTTCCTCCAGCCGCACCTGACCAACGACCTGCCGACCGGCGCCCCGCGGCTGATGCAGAAGGCCACCGGCTATGTCGCGACGATCGTCAACGGCGTCGTGATCCAGGAGAATGGCGAGGACAGCGGCGCGCGGCCGGGCGGGCTGCTGCGCAGCGTCGCCACGCGTCGACCCGTGCCGGCGGCCGCCTGA
- a CDS encoding AMP-dependent synthetase and ligase (PFAM: AMP-dependent synthetase and ligase), whose amino-acid sequence MGVKALFRHAARLWPDRLFLDDARERLSYGDAAERVGRMACGLGRGESLAGTKIALLTPNSSAGFCALLAIYEADAVFVPLNASFPIGEHRAAIEELGVSILLFSRTLATGVDALLRDCPTLREAICIDGDAGIGTPLDALLARGAGRTMPDIAGDPDDIVAIYPTGGSTGRPKRVMHSRRNWTTMAACFHSALPVEGHARYLAAPPITHAAGAFGLMLMAKGATILLHDGFDAGAILDAIERDRPTHLYLPPTAIYKLLEHPGVQDRDGSSLRAFMYTAAPMSLDKLRRCIAIFGPVMAQFWGQMEAPSFCTCLAPADHVVDDEALAGRLASCGRETMFTRVEVLDDDGAILPPGERGELAVRGGLVMAGYYENPEATAEVSRNGWHLTGDLGFKDADGYVHIVGRKRDIIITGGYNVYPADVEQALWGHPDVEECAVIGVPDELWGEAVLAVVQPRPGHDPSAAELIAWCKEKVGSIKAPKRVELRTDIPRNAVGKVDKVTLRAPYWKDRARAV is encoded by the coding sequence GTGGGTGTCAAAGCATTGTTCCGCCACGCGGCCCGCCTGTGGCCCGACCGGCTCTTCCTCGACGACGCGCGCGAGCGGCTGAGCTATGGCGATGCGGCGGAGCGGGTGGGCCGGATGGCCTGCGGCCTCGGCCGGGGCGAATCGCTGGCCGGGACGAAGATCGCGTTGCTGACGCCCAATAGCAGCGCCGGATTCTGCGCGCTGCTCGCCATCTACGAGGCCGACGCCGTCTTCGTGCCGCTCAACGCCAGCTTCCCGATCGGCGAGCATCGCGCCGCGATCGAGGAACTGGGGGTTTCGATCCTGCTGTTCAGCCGGACGCTGGCGACGGGCGTCGACGCCCTGCTCCGCGACTGCCCGACGCTGCGCGAGGCGATCTGCATCGACGGCGACGCCGGGATCGGAACCCCGCTGGACGCGCTGCTGGCGCGCGGCGCGGGTCGGACGATGCCCGACATCGCCGGCGACCCGGACGACATCGTCGCCATCTATCCGACCGGCGGATCGACCGGTCGGCCCAAGCGGGTGATGCACAGCCGCCGCAACTGGACGACGATGGCCGCCTGCTTCCACAGCGCGCTGCCGGTCGAGGGCCATGCCCGCTATCTCGCCGCGCCGCCGATAACCCACGCCGCCGGGGCCTTCGGGCTGATGCTGATGGCGAAGGGCGCGACCATATTGCTCCACGACGGCTTCGACGCGGGCGCGATCCTCGACGCGATCGAACGCGACAGGCCGACCCACCTCTATCTGCCGCCCACCGCGATCTACAAGCTGCTCGAGCATCCGGGCGTGCAGGACCGCGACGGCTCATCCCTGCGCGCCTTCATGTACACCGCCGCGCCGATGTCGCTCGACAAGCTGCGCCGGTGCATCGCCATCTTCGGGCCGGTGATGGCGCAATTCTGGGGCCAGATGGAGGCGCCGAGCTTCTGCACCTGCCTGGCCCCGGCCGACCATGTCGTCGACGACGAGGCGCTGGCGGGCCGGCTCGCGAGCTGCGGGCGGGAGACGATGTTCACCCGGGTCGAGGTGCTCGACGACGACGGGGCGATCCTGCCGCCCGGCGAGCGTGGCGAGCTTGCGGTGCGCGGCGGGCTGGTGATGGCCGGTTATTACGAGAATCCCGAGGCGACGGCCGAGGTCTCCCGCAACGGCTGGCACCTGACCGGCGACCTGGGGTTCAAGGATGCGGACGGCTATGTCCATATCGTCGGGCGTAAGCGCGACATCATCATCACCGGCGGCTACAATGTCTATCCGGCCGATGTCGAGCAGGCGCTGTGGGGTCATCCCGACGTCGAGGAATGCGCCGTGATCGGCGTGCCCGACGAGCTGTGGGGCGAGGCGGTGCTGGCGGTGGTCCAGCCCAGGCCCGGACATGATCCGAGCGCGGCGGAACTGATCGCCTGGTGCAAGGAAAAGGTCGGCAGCATCAAGGCGCCGAAGCGCGTCGAGCTGCGCACCGACATTCCGCGCAACGCCGTCGGCAAGGTCGACAAGGTGACGCTGCGCGCGCCCTATTGGAAGGATCGGGCGCGCGCCGTCTGA
- a CDS encoding acyl-CoA dehydrogenase domain protein (PFAM: acyl-CoA dehydrogenase domain protein; Acyl-CoA dehydrogenase, type 2, C-terminal domain) encodes MIDFELTDGDKEVIALARRQAIGYQQRAKGIDRTMEFDRPDFAEQFAFAGQEDIVHVRDFAQERADDLSGLTIIEPLIYLEESYGFKPLYWQGDNADAMNVSLSGKLIEKVGTPEQVEAFQPLYLAWGMSEPNGGSDPASMRTVATYDAATDEWVINGEKIFSSNATHADGILVMCRAVGPEGDEGISLFVVTKGMPGYGVGPQMDKLGLRNWDTVATFFMDVRVPALNRLQGNLKDALSIFNGTRALIAGQALGYARVALDLVREKYAEGGKALNYAGSLASRSAIEDRILGMEALWDATYLTMLHAKWHEQARGPGKFYPSLAKCKAGLMVRKLINDCMDILGPESASEKLPVEQALRDARILDIYEGPNEAQRLLMARTLLNYSAKELN; translated from the coding sequence ATGATCGATTTCGAGCTTACCGACGGCGACAAGGAGGTCATCGCGCTCGCGCGCCGGCAGGCGATCGGTTACCAGCAGCGCGCCAAGGGCATCGACCGGACGATGGAGTTCGACCGGCCCGACTTCGCCGAGCAATTCGCCTTCGCGGGCCAGGAGGACATCGTCCATGTCCGCGATTTCGCGCAGGAGCGCGCCGACGACCTCAGCGGCCTCACGATCATCGAGCCGCTGATCTATCTCGAGGAGAGCTACGGCTTCAAGCCGCTCTACTGGCAGGGCGACAACGCCGATGCGATGAACGTCTCGCTGTCCGGCAAGCTGATCGAGAAGGTTGGCACGCCCGAGCAGGTCGAGGCCTTCCAGCCGCTCTACCTCGCCTGGGGCATGTCCGAGCCCAATGGCGGCTCCGATCCTGCCTCGATGCGGACGGTCGCCACCTATGACGCCGCGACCGACGAATGGGTGATCAACGGCGAGAAGATATTCTCCTCCAACGCCACCCATGCCGACGGCATATTGGTGATGTGCCGCGCGGTCGGGCCCGAGGGCGACGAGGGCATCAGCCTGTTCGTCGTGACCAAGGGGATGCCGGGCTATGGCGTCGGCCCGCAGATGGACAAGCTCGGCCTCCGGAACTGGGACACGGTCGCGACCTTCTTCATGGACGTGCGGGTGCCGGCGCTCAACCGGCTGCAAGGCAACCTCAAGGACGCGCTGTCGATCTTCAACGGCACCCGCGCGCTGATCGCGGGGCAGGCGCTCGGCTATGCGCGCGTCGCGCTCGACCTGGTGCGCGAGAAATATGCGGAGGGCGGCAAGGCGCTCAACTATGCCGGCTCGCTGGCGTCGCGCTCGGCGATCGAGGACCGCATCCTCGGCATGGAGGCGCTGTGGGACGCCACCTACCTGACCATGCTCCACGCCAAATGGCACGAGCAGGCGAGGGGGCCGGGCAAATTCTATCCGTCGCTGGCCAAGTGCAAGGCCGGGCTGATGGTCCGCAAGCTGATCAACGACTGCATGGACATATTGGGGCCGGAGAGCGCGTCCGAGAAGCTGCCGGTCGAGCAGGCGCTCCGCGATGCGCGCATCCTCGACATCTATGAAGGCCCGAACGAGGCGCAGCGCCTGCTGATGGCGCGGACGCTGCTCAACTATTCGGCGAAGGAGCTGAACTGA
- a CDS encoding aldo/keto reductase (PFAM: aldo/keto reductase), giving the protein MSGTEAMRYALLGDTGLFVSRLSLGALTFGAQEGDGLYQMIGNLDQPAVNRMVAHAIDKGVNLIDTANVYADGRSEAAIGQALRDLGIRRSDMIIATKFFSRTGAGPNDIGGSRAHIMASVEASLKRLGTDHIDLYQMHGQDPITPEEETLRALDDLVARGMVRYVGCSNWQAWKLMKALAVSDRRGLTRFQSLQAYYSIAGRDLEREIAPLIQDQKIGLMVWGALAWGLLSGKYRRDGGDSGGGGGEGRRAQLDYPPVDRERAWACIDEMRAIGDAHGVSVARVAIAWLLSKPYVSTIVVGAKSLEQLDDNLAAMALELDADELARLDAVSALPPEYPGWAVDLMNKTRLPQPGQGPGGLGDRLRQSAADNGGSAPC; this is encoded by the coding sequence ATGAGTGGGACGGAGGCGATGCGCTACGCCCTGCTCGGCGACACCGGCCTGTTCGTGTCGCGGCTGTCGCTGGGCGCGCTGACCTTCGGCGCGCAGGAGGGCGACGGGCTCTACCAGATGATCGGCAATCTCGATCAGCCGGCGGTCAACCGCATGGTCGCGCATGCGATCGACAAGGGCGTCAACCTGATCGACACCGCCAACGTCTACGCCGACGGACGGTCGGAGGCGGCGATCGGCCAGGCGCTCAGAGACCTCGGCATTCGCCGGTCGGACATGATCATCGCCACCAAATTCTTCAGCCGCACCGGCGCGGGGCCCAACGACATCGGCGGCAGCCGCGCCCATATCATGGCGTCGGTCGAGGCCAGCCTGAAGCGGCTCGGCACCGATCATATCGATCTCTACCAGATGCACGGGCAGGACCCGATCACGCCCGAGGAGGAGACGCTGCGCGCGCTCGACGATCTCGTCGCGCGGGGGATGGTCCGCTATGTCGGCTGCTCGAACTGGCAGGCGTGGAAGCTGATGAAGGCGCTCGCCGTCTCGGACCGCCGCGGCCTGACGCGCTTCCAGTCGCTGCAGGCCTATTATTCGATCGCCGGGCGCGACCTGGAGCGCGAGATCGCGCCGCTGATCCAGGACCAGAAGATCGGGCTGATGGTCTGGGGCGCGCTCGCCTGGGGCCTGCTGTCGGGCAAATATCGGCGCGACGGCGGTGATAGCGGCGGGGGCGGGGGCGAGGGGCGGCGCGCGCAGCTCGACTATCCGCCGGTCGATCGCGAGCGCGCCTGGGCCTGCATCGACGAGATGCGCGCGATCGGCGATGCCCATGGCGTGTCGGTGGCGCGGGTCGCGATCGCCTGGCTGCTCAGCAAGCCCTATGTCAGCACGATCGTCGTCGGCGCGAAGAGCCTCGAACAGCTCGACGACAATCTCGCCGCGATGGCGCTGGAACTGGACGCCGACGAACTGGCCCGGCTGGATGCGGTCAGCGCCCTGCCGCCCGAATATCCGGGCTGGGCGGTCGACCTGATGAACAAGACCCGGCTGCCGCAGCCCGGACAGGGCCCCGGCGGCCTCGGCGACCGGCTGCGGCAGTCGGCCGCCGACAATGGCGGATCGGCGCCATGCTGA
- a CDS encoding L-carnitine dehydratase/bile acid-inducible protein F (PFAM: L-carnitine dehydratase/bile acid-inducible protein F) → MESGAVPGWSGDGGQGALAGLRIIEIASIGPGPFCAMMLADHGAEVLRIERPGDPLGAAAPLGGRDVLLRSRRTHVLDLKDPAGVAAVRALAREADGLVEGFRPGVMERLGLGPDLLLADNPRLVYGRMTGWGQTGPMAPRAGHDINYIALAGNLHGYGRADGKPTPPINAVADFGGGGMMMAFGMLAGIMAARRTGRGQVIDCAMVDGAGLLGAMTWSFLAQDAWTDERGVNLLDTGAPFYDSYETADGRHVAIGALEPQFYALLLDRLGVADDPLFARQNDRAAWPAMRARLEALFRSRSRDEWTALFDGCDACFAPVLSLAEAPRDPHSRARDSFVAVDGHIQPAPAPRFSATPARRPVAGQVSQ, encoded by the coding sequence ATGGAAAGCGGGGCGGTGCCGGGCTGGAGCGGGGACGGCGGGCAGGGCGCGCTGGCGGGCCTGCGGATCATCGAGATCGCCTCGATCGGGCCGGGGCCCTTCTGCGCGATGATGCTGGCCGATCATGGCGCCGAGGTGCTGCGCATCGAGCGGCCCGGCGATCCGCTGGGCGCGGCGGCGCCGCTCGGCGGCCGCGACGTGCTGCTGCGGTCGCGCCGGACCCATGTCCTCGACCTCAAGGACCCGGCCGGCGTCGCGGCGGTGCGCGCGCTGGCGCGCGAGGCCGACGGGCTGGTCGAGGGCTTCCGCCCCGGCGTGATGGAGCGGCTGGGCCTCGGCCCGGACCTGCTGCTCGCCGACAATCCGCGGCTCGTCTATGGTCGCATGACCGGCTGGGGCCAGACCGGGCCGATGGCGCCGCGCGCCGGGCACGACATCAACTATATCGCGCTGGCCGGCAATCTTCACGGCTATGGCCGCGCCGACGGGAAGCCGACCCCGCCGATCAACGCGGTGGCCGATTTCGGCGGCGGCGGCATGATGATGGCATTCGGCATGCTGGCCGGGATCATGGCCGCCCGGCGCACAGGGCGCGGGCAGGTGATCGACTGCGCGATGGTGGACGGCGCCGGGCTGCTGGGGGCGATGACCTGGTCCTTCCTGGCGCAGGACGCCTGGACCGACGAGCGGGGCGTCAACCTGCTCGATACCGGCGCGCCCTTCTACGACAGCTATGAGACCGCCGACGGCCGCCACGTCGCGATCGGCGCGCTCGAGCCGCAATTCTACGCGCTGCTGCTCGATCGGCTGGGCGTCGCCGACGATCCGCTGTTCGCGCGGCAGAACGACCGCGCCGCCTGGCCGGCGATGCGCGCGCGGCTGGAGGCGCTGTTCCGGTCCCGCAGCCGCGACGAATGGACGGCCCTGTTCGACGGCTGCGACGCCTGCTTCGCGCCGGTGCTGTCGCTCGCCGAAGCGCCGCGCGACCCGCACAGCCGCGCCCGGGACAGCTTCGTCGCGGTCGACGGGCATATCCAGCCGGCCCCGGCGCCGCGCTTCAGCGCGACGCCCGCCCGCCGGCCGGTGGCCGGCCAGGTGTCGCAATGA
- a CDS encoding Amidohydrolase 3 (PFAM: amidohydrolase; D-aminoacylase domain protein; Amidohydrolase 3) translates to MSQQISPDLVIRNGLVADGLGAPLRRADVAISGDRIVAVGEVGARGAEEIDAAGALVTPGFVDVHTHYDGQAVWAERFSPSSAHGVTTVVMGNCGVGFAPCRPEDHEVLVSVMEGVEDVPEIVMTTGLDWSWETFPQFLDTLEGRPHDIDFGVYLPHSPLRVYVMGDRGVRREEAQEADLDRMREITREAMRAGALGFATSSVPAHRTGQGEFIPSFQSAEAEYLAIAGAMTDTGRGVFQMVLDQRNPADAERFVPMLERISDRTGRTVTFTLTQMMDGPPDAYRSVLAAVSEANRKDGVEIRPQVFPRPMGMLLGIDLTLNPFSLCPSYEPLLKLSVPDRVAALRDPDLRARLLVEQPSDPKNPLFVIARDWKRLYPFRTPADYEPPKSTSIAALAAQTGRSPEDIAYDLLLENDGAGMILAAITNYAEATLDAVFEMITHEDTVVALGDGGAHYGLICDASFPTFMLTHWARDRDSQKIELSDAVEALTSRPARLVGLEDRGVIAPGYKADINIIDLDRLQLRMPHIDRDLPGGGRRLNQGAVGYRATLVSGKVIQRDGVPTDALPGRLIRGPQPLTA, encoded by the coding sequence ATGTCGCAGCAAATTTCCCCCGACCTGGTGATCCGCAACGGACTGGTGGCCGACGGCCTGGGGGCGCCGCTGCGGCGGGCGGACGTCGCGATCAGCGGCGACCGGATCGTCGCGGTGGGGGAGGTCGGCGCGCGCGGCGCCGAGGAGATCGACGCCGCGGGCGCGCTGGTCACGCCGGGCTTCGTCGACGTCCACACCCATTATGACGGCCAGGCGGTCTGGGCGGAGCGTTTCTCGCCGTCGTCGGCGCATGGCGTGACGACGGTGGTGATGGGCAATTGCGGCGTCGGCTTCGCGCCCTGCCGGCCCGAGGATCACGAGGTGCTGGTCAGCGTGATGGAGGGCGTCGAGGACGTGCCCGAGATCGTCATGACCACCGGGCTCGACTGGAGCTGGGAGACCTTCCCGCAATTCCTCGACACGCTGGAGGGGCGGCCGCACGACATCGATTTCGGCGTCTACCTGCCGCACTCGCCGCTGCGCGTCTATGTAATGGGCGATCGCGGCGTCCGGCGCGAGGAGGCGCAGGAGGCCGATCTCGACCGGATGCGCGAGATCACGCGCGAGGCGATGCGCGCCGGCGCGCTCGGCTTCGCCACCTCCAGCGTCCCCGCGCACCGCACGGGGCAGGGCGAGTTCATCCCGTCCTTCCAGAGCGCCGAGGCCGAGTATCTCGCCATCGCGGGCGCGATGACCGACACCGGGCGCGGCGTGTTCCAGATGGTGCTCGACCAGCGCAACCCGGCCGATGCGGAGCGCTTCGTGCCGATGCTGGAGCGGATCAGCGACCGGACCGGCCGCACCGTCACCTTCACCCTCACCCAGATGATGGATGGCCCGCCCGACGCCTATCGCAGCGTGCTCGCGGCGGTGAGCGAGGCCAACCGCAAGGACGGCGTCGAGATCCGGCCGCAGGTCTTCCCCCGGCCGATGGGCATGCTGCTCGGCATCGATCTGACGCTCAACCCGTTCAGCCTGTGCCCGAGTTACGAACCGCTGCTGAAGCTGTCGGTGCCCGATCGGGTGGCGGCGCTGCGCGATCCCGACCTGCGCGCGCGCCTGCTCGTCGAGCAGCCCAGCGATCCGAAGAACCCGCTGTTCGTGATCGCCCGCGATTGGAAGCGGCTCTATCCGTTCCGCACCCCGGCCGATTATGAGCCGCCCAAGAGCACGAGCATCGCCGCGCTCGCCGCGCAGACCGGCCGCTCGCCGGAGGACATCGCCTATGACCTGCTGCTGGAGAATGACGGCGCGGGCATGATCCTCGCCGCGATCACCAACTATGCCGAGGCGACGCTCGACGCGGTGTTCGAGATGATCACCCATGAGGACACGGTCGTCGCGCTGGGCGACGGCGGCGCCCATTACGGGCTGATCTGCGACGCCAGCTTCCCGACCTTCATGCTGACCCACTGGGCGCGCGACCGCGACAGCCAGAAGATCGAGCTGAGCGATGCGGTCGAGGCGCTGACCTCGCGGCCGGCGCGGCTGGTGGGACTGGAGGATCGCGGCGTGATCGCGCCCGGCTACAAGGCCGACATCAACATCATCGATCTCGATCGCCTCCAGCTCAGGATGCCGCATATCGACCGCGACCTTCCGGGTGGCGGCCGCCGGCTCAACCAGGGCGCGGTCGGCTATCGGGCGACGCTGGTGTCCGGCAAGGTGATCCAGCGCGACGGCGTGCCGACCGACGCGCTGCCGGGCCGGCTGATCCGCGGGCCGCAGCCGCTGACCGCCTGA